In Anseongella ginsenosidimutans, one genomic interval encodes:
- a CDS encoding RagB/SusD family nutrient uptake outer membrane protein: MKRTIYRFLAGCCFALLAGGCQKDLLKTIPNDRITSEIFWTEEKDAVLAVNAIYTYLEGVSIFSYDALSDIARPNQNFMQESYIVKGTYDALNPFVVEKWDNAYKGIRAVNYFLENVDKVPTDNMDLITRLKGEARFLRAYFYIQLTTLFGDVPLITKSLSIEEGKTVQRTPATEVYDFIGEELTAAAAELPVDASEPGRITKGAALAFKARLMLLIKRYDEAAQAAAEVMALDKYELYPSYENLFSYSAENNSEVILDKQFTENIYANNSFALLAPYSQTASGNIVPVKKLVDAYQMQNGKGIEEAGSGFDPHDPYANRDPRLHYSIFVLGSQLPDGTTYDSRPGSGTADAIGYNPGSTKTGFNVKKYVNAQDRNDRDNSGINIILMRYAEVLLTYAEAKIELNQVDASVFEAINEVRQRADVGMPAITAPKSQEEMRSIVRRERMIELAFEGQRFFDIRRYGIAGEVMNGTASGMTYTNSSGDLVTVTDNSFIRFFDPDRDVLWPIPQKELDLNPGLTPNPGW, encoded by the coding sequence ATGAAACGAACTATATACAGATTTCTGGCCGGATGCTGCTTTGCGTTGCTTGCCGGCGGCTGCCAGAAAGACCTGCTCAAGACAATTCCCAACGACCGGATCACCTCTGAAATATTCTGGACCGAGGAAAAGGATGCAGTCCTGGCGGTAAATGCGATTTATACGTACCTGGAAGGCGTCAGCATATTTTCCTACGATGCCCTGTCCGATATCGCAAGGCCGAATCAAAACTTTATGCAGGAATCCTACATCGTAAAAGGAACGTATGATGCCCTCAATCCCTTTGTGGTAGAAAAGTGGGACAATGCTTACAAAGGTATACGCGCCGTAAATTATTTCCTGGAGAACGTGGATAAGGTTCCGACGGACAACATGGACCTGATCACCCGGCTAAAGGGGGAAGCACGCTTCCTGCGGGCCTATTTTTACATCCAGCTGACCACCCTCTTTGGCGATGTGCCCTTGATTACGAAGTCATTATCCATCGAGGAAGGCAAAACGGTCCAGCGTACCCCGGCGACCGAGGTGTATGATTTTATCGGGGAAGAGCTGACGGCTGCCGCCGCGGAGTTGCCGGTGGACGCCAGTGAGCCGGGCAGAATAACCAAAGGCGCTGCTCTTGCCTTTAAAGCGCGTCTGATGCTTCTTATCAAACGTTATGACGAGGCTGCCCAAGCCGCAGCCGAAGTGATGGCGCTGGATAAGTACGAACTTTATCCCAGCTATGAGAACTTATTTTCCTATTCGGCCGAGAATAACAGCGAAGTTATCCTGGATAAACAATTTACAGAGAATATCTACGCAAACAACAGCTTTGCCTTGCTGGCCCCTTACTCACAGACAGCTTCGGGTAATATTGTTCCGGTTAAAAAGCTGGTGGATGCCTACCAGATGCAGAACGGGAAAGGCATAGAAGAAGCCGGCAGCGGCTTTGATCCTCATGACCCCTATGCGAACAGGGATCCCCGCCTGCATTATTCCATCTTTGTGTTGGGAAGCCAGCTTCCTGACGGAACAACCTATGACTCCCGGCCCGGTAGCGGCACTGCCGATGCCATCGGGTATAATCCCGGTTCCACCAAAACGGGTTTCAACGTAAAGAAGTATGTAAATGCGCAAGACAGGAATGACAGGGACAATAGCGGGATCAATATCATTTTAATGCGCTACGCGGAAGTACTGTTAACGTATGCCGAAGCTAAAATCGAGCTAAACCAGGTTGATGCATCTGTTTTTGAGGCCATCAACGAGGTTCGTCAGCGCGCCGATGTGGGTATGCCGGCGATCACAGCGCCAAAATCGCAGGAAGAAATGCGTAGTATTGTAAGGCGGGAACGTATGATAGAACTGGCCTTTGAAGGACAAAGATTCTTCGATATTCGCCGTTACGGCATCGCCGGGGAAGTAATGAACGGGACGGCGTCCGGGATGACCTATACCAACAGCAGCGGTGACCTGGTTACCGTAACTGACAATTCTTTTATACGGTTTTTTGACCCGGACCGCGACGTGTTATGGCCGATACCGCAAAAGGAACTGGATCTGAACCCCGGGCTGACACCGAACCCAGGCTGGTGA